Part of the Drosophila pseudoobscura strain MV-25-SWS-2005 chromosome 2, UCI_Dpse_MV25, whole genome shotgun sequence genome, TCTATCATTCTTACAATATGTTGACCAAAATAGCTTCGTTGAAGAAGATATTGGATCTAAACTGGATTTGGAAGTTATCGACTATGTAGACATTGGTGTATCCGTACAATCTTCTCCAAATTTTCTATACTTTTATATTAATCCTTTAGTAGCAAATGTATCTGGGATAGcattatttaacaataatatCAGTGGTAAAGCTCCACAAAAGTTAAAAGGCAAATTTTACAATGAGGATTACCGATTTCTGCAATCCAATCATGACATTGAGGACTTTATCCATGAATCAAATTTACTACTTGCAACTTATGTACCAAAACAACTTTTGAATCgattaaaaactttttcaacCATATTTAATCAAATAACTAGAATCCCTCCAATAGTGGTCATTAAAGTATACTCCAACGACAAGCTTTTTCAGCAGGCTAATCAAACAAAAGCGGTTTCGAGCCATATTGTGTCAATATCCATACCTGGATACAATACTAATCTACCTGAGGCACTGCCGCTAATTCTAAGAAGATTGCACACTTATCATCATCATACTGATTCAGAGCAGTATTGCCACTACTGGAACTACGGTAATTGGGCTACCGACGGGGTAAAAATGTctaaaaatgttgaaataaGCGAAGATATTGGGATATGTTTTTTAACACACTTGGCACCATTTGCTTATCTTGTAGGCGTTAACCTTACGTTTGATATGGAGATTGAGTCGTACTCAAAGAAAATTGATGATCGTGCTTTGGATATCATAGCAGTGTTAGGCTGCTCACTATCTTTGTTGGGAGTATGTTGCATTTTTATCACAGTTTCAAAATTGTACTATTGGCGGCACAATACTTAATCTAAGGTTTTACTACATTTGTCTTTAGCCATTTCTTTgcaaatgttaatttttttgttcgccAATAATCAagattttctggtatttttattcatgaataaaaaaataaatggttGTGTAGCGAGCAAGTCTTCATTATACGGTCTTAGTGCAATTTTTCTTGCTAAATATTTTTTAGATCATGATTATTAACGAATTAAAGATTATTTATGAATTGCTAACTTAGACAAAAATACTAATATTCACAAAGCTTATATAAAAACGATCGATGTTCGTTATTAAAAGTTTCGGCTTTAAAGCTGGACTTCCTTTTAGCTTTAagtacaaaataaatgtaatttgatttgataattttatttttaaatgttggGAGGGTGGGGGGTAGTGGCTACGGCtgcgactctacatttataccggATATTCATACCTCGCAAATAACTGTTGACCGTTTTTCGTTGCCAGCAAATACGTTTCTTTTACTCACATTTTTCAGCCgtttttttctatttcacTCTAGTTTTTCCCCGACCTTTTACTTGATTGAAATTAAGCGTTTTGGTGAGTGAAAACGAGACACCAACATATCGGAGTCTATATCAAGAGTTTTCGGTTTGGAAGAGCCTTGGCAGCGTAAGTGGAAGCGAGACGGAAACATGTAGCAGTCAGATTTTTCTATGCTATGATTTCCAATTAATACCGCACTTTTTATGAACCAAATAATATCAAGTAATCATATGATGGTATGATTGATGCGCCAAATACTTGCAGTAAATAAACAGATGAGCTTAATGAAGCCTTCCATAATTATATGagaattaattatttatttttttaaattaattttactatataaacaaattttttttaaattaattcaaCAAATAAATCTTGGTTCttaatattttctataaaaattataatcgTTACGGTCCCTGCTCATatctcttttgctctctttAGTCACTTAGAAAAGTTTTATGTCATATGGCCATAAGCAAGAAAGTAAATAATAAtctcaaaaaagaaaacttggtataattaaaaatgaGAAGGTATATTTCAGTATACTTCTGATGGTATATTTCATCGATAAGTCTACGGTCACACCGACTTCACAACCAATTGGCACATGTTTTGAGAAGATGAATGAAATCGAGAATCTGTTGGAATGtattacaaatacaaatttgaaaaCTCAAAGAATTTACTTGAACATGCTTGACGAAAATGATATCATTTGGAGCAAGGTATGTTGCTTTTTCACCGAAGAATCTCCAGATCTCTATTTCAATAACAATACATCTTATGACTTAGAAACTTATTGTGGCTCAACTGATAACTAAATTGGTtacgaaaagaaaaacgcGTGCCCTCGGATACCGGCTTCTTATTTGTTACCTCAATCAATACTCCCTAGAAGTATCGGAAAAATCTGCAAATGTGTGGTTGACAATTATATTTAAGTCTTTAAATGAATTCGAAATCCGTTTATACGGGGAAATTATATTTGAAGCATTGGGTAAGTTTTGATATCATTTTGTCTAATTGTGTTTTATCTCAACGTACAATCGGCACAAAATTTTATATTTGCTCCATTAAGAGCCAAGTTGACGATATTAAAATTATGGTTATGCCATCAATGAAAACAAGATTTCCCACTGCATTGTGGAAATGCAGCCCCAAATCATGACACTACCCCCGCTGTGCTTTACTGTTGGTCTTAAGTGATGTTTCTGGAGCTCAGTATTTGGTTTCCGCCAAACCATAGTCTTACCATCACAGCAAAAAGGATAAACTTGCTTTCCCCTAAGAATATTACATCAACCCACCGCGGCCTTTGGCGCGGTTCACAACGTTCCTTCTATTTCCCCTTCACTACCGATTCTGAAACGAataacaacaaacaaaattggATCTGCAGAAATTGTCATTTTGTATCTTCTTTTAAAGAAGTTCACTACTTTCCCGGTCGTTAATTAAACGTGCCTTATAAACGCAAccatcattttatttttagttttatatatTCATTAAtagaaagaaaattaaatgataTTCATTCATATTGATTTTACAGCACTACTCATCGAAAATATCCAACGcgattttaatttatcaaaagCATTTGGCTCCGTACATATCCTTAAAGTGATCGAGAAGGTTTCACTAAATGAGGTACTTGCAGACGATTTGTGCACCCTTTCTGCCCTTCACACTGTCGAACAATGTTTGAAATATTATCCAAGGAGTCTTAAATCTGGAAAAGCTGTAATTGAAAAGTTCTTGATAAAATTATTAGACAGCACTAATCCCGATATTGTCTTTCAAACCGGTGAGTGCTGGCTCTTATTACAAAAAGTACGCGGTTCTCTCAGTAATGGAGCTGATAATGATGAAAGTCAATGGCGAGATTACCAAATGACATTATTGGGTAgtctttattttattataaacaAGACATGTCCAATATCTGaggaaatatttgtttgtcCAATTGAGGCAAAACACTTAGAGCATTTTACAGTGCATTTAACAGAAGATCCAGTAGAACGAGCCGCACAAGTCTGTCAGCGGTTTTGCAATCTTATCGATTTTTTAAAGATTGCCTTGAGGTGAGGACAACCGATATTTTAGAATTTATTTACAACTTATTTCTTTATAAAAACATTTCTTTTGTAGCAAACCGTTCCatgataaaaaaataatttatacgCAACAAATTTTGTGTTTTATACAACGTGGATTACatgtgaaattaaataatgaaaataatccAAAAATGGATTATGTTTGCTTTAAAGCATTGTTACCGCGAATGCATATTAAGTTGTTGGAGCTTCTGGAAGTATTGATTGACATGTAAGTTAAAATCAGACAAATATATCAAActgctttttttttctaagCTAACTTTTATTAAGTAGCActattcatttaatttataatatgGGTCTAGCAAAAAGGTTATACGCAAataaaaaatgcggagcgctaAAATTAACATTCCGCATATCATATAATCATTCTTTTAATCTTATACAATTCAAGATGTCACACTCATCTCAGGATGCATTTTCGCATTATATTGAGCATTTTACTGGAGTCGCTTGAAAGGACCAAATTGCTTTTAAAGGAAGGAAACCAACTCCAATTTGTGTaagtaataatttttgttgtataactAGCAAGTAACGTCAGCTTTTCTTGCGGTGCAGTCAAATGTCTAAAAAGACATTTAATTAGAAAACAATCTTATGCTGATATTTCTTAtctttgaatttttgtttgttaagaATCGTATACTTTTTACGTGCACATCAAATCTACATCTATTTTAATGTTCCATGATTAATATACTCATTGATCATTGATCTTAAATGGCGCACTGTCGTGTTGCTTCAAAACAAAGCAATTGACAAATAAAGGCATTATTATGCCTGTGATTTGGCttcatattcatatacatataggaATAAAGAATTGTAATTTGGTTGATTATGGATGATAATGATTTGGATTAGTAATGTGGTGTGGCAATCTATTTGGTTAAAGATTGTTTGGATGCTAATTGtggaaatttttgtatttgttgtgtTTTATAAGTAGGTGAAAGTCGTCGGCGTACGCACAGCCGCTTTCTGAAATTTGATGCATTTTTGACTTCTCCAGCATGAGGTTTCACCAAAAGTTATCCGATTGACTAGAGTATTCGGTGATCGGTATTAAAGACAAGTTCTAAAATCGTACCCATGCTATTGCATATGTCAACGAAATTGTACTGCATGAATGGGAACATCAGGTTAGAGTCTTCAGAAGTAGTTGCATCTCATCTTTTAAGTAAGGGACAAACAATAAGTGATCAAATCTTATTATAGTTTATTTGTACAAACTTTGAAGATATGTCTTTCAAACACAGTTTATTTTATGAAAATATCTTTATTCGTTAAAAATGTTTgtatttttagaaaatttcGATTAATGGTTTACAAAGCAATATCACTATGGTGCTCGAACTTAAAAGAAGGAAGTCACTGCGAAATAATCTCGGA contains:
- the LOC26532404 gene encoding proline-, glutamic acid- and leucine-rich protein 1, which translates into the protein MNEIENLLECITNTNLKTQRIYLNMLDENDIIWSKKLIVAQLITKLVTKRKTRALGYRLLICYLNQYSLEVSEKSANVWLTIIFKSLNEFEIRLYGEIIFEALALLIENIQRDFNLSKAFGSVHILKVIEKVSLNEVLADDLCTLSALHTVEQCLKYYPRSLKSGKAVIEKFLIKLLDSTNPDIVFQTGECWLLLQKVRGSLSNGADNDESQWRDYQMTLLGSLYFIINKTCPISEEIFVCPIEAKHLEHFTVHLTEDPVERAAQVCQRFCNLIDFLKIALSKPFHDKKIIYTQQILCFIQRGLHVKLNNENNPKMDYVCFKALLPRMHIKLLELLEVLIDICHTHLRMHFRIILSILLESLERTKLLLKEGNQLQFVKFRLMVYKAISLWCSNLKEGSHCEIISETLISEILDDVTQRQSLLSTESIERKTLETPFSRFNYLSFSENEKLLRKKAFSCLHIILTSSGHLLRNSVTKKVHNALLEICIKMHAEHMKSEYSSRLWNCRLDIYKILILLLKSRNYSCPAPSEILMCFLDESRLFENSLEVRLNSQALFEALESSLHPQKEDLCFKQESFKQGCPEQTDLTRNNSTYFISAIDFKFPLNYVSDRDEKSNSHSSTHQIVNEQDSTQQTSSNQQLGIKVNNSESHEEKNISNPITFKEQKIMLLPLSGEMPIHNQDEVGSSHCGGVKSIVNLPLKCENMDDDKLIAELESAFVNELN